In the genome of Mogibacterium neglectum, the window TCATCGTAGGCAAACACATTTTTTATAAGCGAGTTCGCATATACGACGGCTCCTTCTTTATTGACCATACACGCCGGTACCGGCAAGCTCTCCAGAAACTCTGTGCCTGCTATATTTCCTGCGTTTTTGTTCATAAATCTTCTGCTCCTAATTTTGGCTACTCTATGCTCCTTAGCATATCTATCAATCTATTCAGCTCATCTGTACTGTAATATTCTATTTCAATCTTTCCAGTTGACGCCTTTCCATTTATGTTGACCTTTGTGCCAAATATCTTTCTCAACTCATCTTCTACTGCTGCAATTTCCGCATTGATAGAAGGCTTTCTCTTCTTGCGTTCAGGTCTTGCATCATCCTTTATCTTCTCGGTAAGCCTCTCCGCTGCTCTCACAGACAGTCCATTTCTAACTATCTTGTCACACACTTCCAGCTGCTTCTTTTCGTCCTTGATTGTGATAATCGTTCTACCGTGTGCGGCGGAGATGCGACCTTCAATAATCATATTCTTAATTTTTTCCGGCAGCTTTAGAAGTCTGAGCGAATTAGCTATATACGCTCTGCTCTTTCCTAATGCATTTGATACCTGCTCTTGCGTGAACTCGAAGCGTTTAATCATCTCATTAAGCCCGAGTGCTTCTTCAATAGGATCGAGATTCTCTCGCTGCATATTTTCTATGATAGCAACTATCATATTCTGCTTTTCGTCAAAATTCCTTATTATGCAAGGAACCTTCTTGAGCTCAGCAATCCTAGCAGCACGCCACCTTCTCTCACCGGCAACAAGCTCATAGCCATTCGTTACCTTTCTTATGATTAGTGGCTGAATTACTCCATTTTCCTTGATTGAGTTTGCAAGGTCTTTTAGTTTCTCTTCATTAAAAGTCTTTCGTGGCTGGTCTTTATTAGGTTTAATATCGTTAATATCAATATATAGAACTCTATCCTCTTCTGCATCAACTGCATCAACATTTGATGGTGCAGTTTGTATCACGGAATTTCCACCTTTTTCATTTATTACTACCGAAGCAACTGGTCCTTCACTTTGCGACTTTTTTTCTTTACTGCTTTCAAGACTCTTTTCTTTTACGCTATTACTATCTGCTTTGTGTTTGGTTTTACCCTTACTCTTAGCCTTGCTGTTTGAATTAAAGCGTTCCCTACTTTTATCTCCTGTCACATCATCTATGATGTCAAGAAGTTTTGTATCTATATCTTCTTCCTCATTTTGTTCCAAGTCTTCTTCGAGCAGAGGAGCAGCATCTGCAAAGAGTGCATCGAGGCCTCTTCCTAGACCACCTTTTCTTTTAGCCATTTTTCTTTTTTCTCCTCTTTTCTCTATCCAGGAACTCTAATGCAAATTTATTATATGCTTTCGCACCTGCCGACGAAGGATCGTATTTAACGATAGGCATTCCATAGCTTGGTGCTTCTGCCAGCCTTACATTTCTAGGAATTACCGTCGAGAACACATACTTTCCGAAGTATTTTTTTACTTCCTGCACTACCTGTATTGCTAGATTAGTTCTTCCATCAAACATACTGAGTATTACTCCCTCAATCTGAAGGTCTGGGTTCATATTCTTTTTGACAAGCTCCACAGTACTCATAAGCTGGCTAACTCCCTCAAGTGCATAAAACTCGCACTGGATAGGAATCAGGACACTATCAACAGCTGTAAGCGAGTTGATAGTCAATAAACCAAGCGAAGGTGGACAGTCTATGAATATATAATCATATTCTCCTCTAACCTGCTCAATTGCTTTTTTGAGACGTCTTTCTCTTCCTTCGATATTTACAAGCTCAATTTCAGCTCCAGCTAGATCCACGCTCGCAGGTATGATGTCCAGATTAGCAGTCTTTGTCTGAAGAATAGCTTTATGAACATCATAATCTTTATTAACTAGCACGTCATAAAGAGTATCATTTAATTTTCTCTTTTTTATTCCTATTCCACTAGTGGTGTTACCTTGTGGGTCTATATCAATTACTAGAACTTTCTTGCCTTGTACAGCGAGGCAGGCACTCAGGTTTATATTGGTAGTTGTTTTACCAACGCCACCTTTCTGGTTAAATATTGCTATTGCCTTTCCCATATAAGTCTCCTTTTTGAGATTTCACTAGTGTAATTATATAATATAATGTCGTTGCTATCCACAAATCTAACTTATTTTTTGTTATGTTTGCGTGAGTTTTTAGTGAAAATCATTCTCAATGTTTCACGTGAAACAATATATAGTGGGTAGCCAAAATGTTTCACGTGAAACATTTTACTTTCCCACTACTAAATTTCTAAAATCCATAACATGAACTAAGATACTTTTAACGTATCGGACTCTTTTTTGCAACTCCTGGCTTTCGAGGAAATCTCTTAGGTGTGCGTTTAATCTTTTTTATAAAAATCAGTCTATGTCCAGATATAGTGTTCTTATCCTCTGAAGGATTCTCTATCTTGTCAACCTTACCGCCAAGGACTTTAATAGCAGTCTCTGCAGCATCAATTTCTTCTTCTGCGCCTTCTCCTTTATATGGGATAAAGTATCCTCCCTGCCTTACTAGTGGCAGGCACCACTCAGATAAGATATCTAGAGAAGCAACAGCGCGAGATACGCACACCTCTACTCTCTCTCTATATTTAACGTTATGTCCCATATCTTCAGCTCTCGTATGAAGCAGCTCGATATTGTTAATTTCAATCTCGGTAGCAACTTGTTCAATTACCCTAAGCCTTTTATTAAGAGAGTCAGCAAGAATAAATTTTTTATCTGGATTTGTTATTGCTAGCGGAATACCTGGAAATCCACCGCCAGTACCCATATCAACAATAATTTTAGCTCTCTGAAACTCATCGTATTCATTACAAGCCAAAGAGTCTACAATATGCTTTTCAAGGAATTCTTCCTCTTCTCTAACTGCTGTAAGATTGATATTCTCATTGATTTCTAGGATTCTTCGCATGTATCTGACCATCTTGTCAGTTTTATCATTTCCATATCTGTTGTTGAGCTCTGAGATTAAATTATCCTTCATACTCATTCCTCTTACTTCTTTCAATGCTTCTTCTTTCTTTCTCTAAATAAATCAAAAGCACATTTATGTCCGCAGGAGAAACACCACTAATCCTACTTGCCTGGCCGATATTCATAGGATTTATTTCAGAGAGTTTTTGTCTAGCTTCAAGTCTAAGCCCGTTGATTTCATCGTAGTTTATACTTTTAGGGAGCTTTTTATTCTCAAGTTTTTTCATCTTTTCGACCTGAGCTAACTGCTTGTCGATATAGCCTGCATACTTAATTCTGACTTCAACTTCGTATCTCTCAGCTCTATTAAGCTGTGGTCTTTTCTCATCATCAATAACCTTTAATGCTTCATATGAAATCTCTGGTCTTCTTAGAAGATCATAAAACGTAATATTATTATTGGTTGCCTCATGACTGCCTTGAGATACTAGAAATTCATTAAGTTTACTAAATTCAGTATACTTATTTCTCAGTCTTTCTATCTCTCCATCTACAAGCTTTTTCTTTGAGATAAACTTAGAATATCTCTCATCAGAAACAAGCCCATACTCGTAACCTATCTCCGTTAGACGTCGATCTGCATTGTCCTGCCTCAGAATAAGCCTAAATTCCGCTCTAGACGTCATTATTCTATAAGGCTCCATAGTACCTTTAGTCACTAAATCGTCGATTAGAACGCCAATATAGGCCTCGTTTCTTCCGAGCACCAGAGGATTTTTACCATTAATCTTACGTGCAGCATTTATTCCAGCTATAAGACCTTGTGCTGCGGCCTCCTCATATCCGGAGCTACCATTAAACTGCCCTGCACAGAACATATTATCAATAAGCTTACTCTCAAG includes:
- the rsmG gene encoding 16S rRNA (guanine(527)-N(7))-methyltransferase RsmG; translated protein: MKDNLISELNNRYGNDKTDKMVRYMRRILEINENINLTAVREEEEFLEKHIVDSLACNEYDEFQRAKIIVDMGTGGGFPGIPLAITNPDKKFILADSLNKRLRVIEQVATEIEINNIELLHTRAEDMGHNVKYRERVEVCVSRAVASLDILSEWCLPLVRQGGYFIPYKGEGAEEEIDAAETAIKVLGGKVDKIENPSEDKNTISGHRLIFIKKIKRTPKRFPRKPGVAKKSPIR
- a CDS encoding ParB/RepB/Spo0J family partition protein, encoding MAKRKGGLGRGLDALFADAAPLLEEDLEQNEEEDIDTKLLDIIDDVTGDKSRERFNSNSKAKSKGKTKHKADSNSVKEKSLESSKEKKSQSEGPVASVVINEKGGNSVIQTAPSNVDAVDAEEDRVLYIDINDIKPNKDQPRKTFNEEKLKDLANSIKENGVIQPLIIRKVTNGYELVAGERRWRAARIAELKKVPCIIRNFDEKQNMIVAIIENMQRENLDPIEEALGLNEMIKRFEFTQEQVSNALGKSRAYIANSLRLLKLPEKIKNMIIEGRISAAHGRTIITIKDEKKQLEVCDKIVRNGLSVRAAERLTEKIKDDARPERKKRKPSINAEIAAVEDELRKIFGTKVNINGKASTGKIEIEYYSTDELNRLIDMLRSIE
- a CDS encoding ParA family protein, encoding MGKAIAIFNQKGGVGKTTTNINLSACLAVQGKKVLVIDIDPQGNTTSGIGIKKRKLNDTLYDVLVNKDYDVHKAILQTKTANLDIIPASVDLAGAEIELVNIEGRERRLKKAIEQVRGEYDYIFIDCPPSLGLLTINSLTAVDSVLIPIQCEFYALEGVSQLMSTVELVKKNMNPDLQIEGVILSMFDGRTNLAIQVVQEVKKYFGKYVFSTVIPRNVRLAEAPSYGMPIVKYDPSSAGAKAYNKFALEFLDREKRRKKKNG